CTTGTAGTGCGGATGTTCTCAGAGTGACTAACACAATGAACCCCATTAGCAAGAAAGCAACCCACATTTTCAGTGCGCTAACTGCTACTGGGTGGATTCCCTCACGTTGGCCCTTGTAGATGTTCACTGAAATTGCGAAGAAGAAGGCATGCAGTAACCCGGATACAACTCCAATAATCAAATCTGGTGACAGAGGGGCCATGACAAATGTAGTAGTGCCCGCTGCTAATATTTCTGGTCAAATCGATTTCGGTCGTATCCTCATTTCATCACTTTTTTCCAAGATAAGTCGCAATGATGTCGATAATTGGCCCATATGCGAAACCAGCAAACAAACTTGGAAGGTCCCTTAACTCTGAAGAGAAGAATATGGCAAATGAGACTATGATTCCAAAGATCAATCCTCTAACTGCGGCATTAGCAAACTGGTTCTGGTCGTCTTCACCTAGCAGGTTGACCTCACCTGCAAAGCCAATCAGTATTCCCATTATGACTCTGTTATACCACATGCCGAAAAGAAATACCGCGTTTGCTATGTATCCTCCCGCAAGCCTGCTGCCAACTCCAATAATGCAGAGAACTCCAAGCAGAGCGCCTGCCAAAATAGAAGCACCCATTCGTTTTTTCTGAATCATGATAATCCCTCGCATCTTAGTATCATTCACAGAAGGATAAACGAACTCCTTCTATGGACACCTCTGATGCTTTACAGGTGATTGTCTTTTTCATTTAAGTATCCACGGGTTTGAAGAGAATACCCGTAGTCTTGTCCTTGATATTACCGATGTCTCACTGATATCGAACTTAGCCGATGTGCAAACCGCAAGTGTTATCTTATTTGTGCATAAACACAAATACGAAGTACCGAGAGTAATTCAAATGAAGCTGGGAGTATCATCAACTGGACCTGATTTGGATTCACAAATAGATCCGAGATTTGGCCGATGCCAGCATTTCGTTATTGTGGATTCAGATACAATGCAATCTGAAGCCATACAGAATACAGCTGCTGGTGCAGCAAGAGGAGCAGGTATTCAAGCGGCACAGATGATGGCACAGAAAGGCGTCCAGGCGGTGCTAACAGGGAATCTTGGTCCCAATGCCACTCAGGCATTGTCTGCCGCAGGAATCCAGATGATCACTGGAGTGGCAGGAACCGTTCGAAATGCAGTTGAGAGCTTCAAGAGCGGCGACGTTGAATCTTCTGCAACAGCTGCACCTTCTGGAACTGCAATGGGCACAAGTACAGGAACCGGAACAACACCAACGCCAGGTTCGGGTGCTGGTTATGGAATGGGGATGGGTCGCGGAGGTGGCCGCGGCGGTGGACGTGGAATGGGCTTTCGACGCTTCGCTGGGACGGGTTCAATGCCTCAGGCTCCAACCTCACAGCCTTCTGCCTCACAGAGTCAGGAATTGGAGAATCTGAAGAAGCGCATGGACAAAATGCAGGAGCAGCTAAAGCGAATCGAGAAGCGAATTGAAGAACTTAGTAAGTAGATTCCCCCTCCTTGGCTATTAGCGGCCTGAATCTATCTCAGTAAGGTATCCCTTCTGATTTGAGACATTCGGGAAAACCACGAATCAATTTCTATTACGCACATGGACTAAGCATTCATAGATACGCGCATGGCTCTGGTAGAAATCCTTATAGCGGATTCAGCAGAGCGCTACCAGGTTGGTGCTTGACATGCTTACATTATACCTGACCAAAACCAGATAGACACGGATATTTCAGGTGTGTCAAGAGCAGATTTCTTCTGAACCACTGCAATTCACAATATGCCTTCTCGCCATATTTGCGAATGCTGAAGAAACACATAGGTGGAAAAAATGAACAACAATGCCATAGAGATTGAGGAGCTCTCCAAAACATTTGTGAGCGTGAAACGGAGAGCAATTGTCATTCCCACGCAAAGAAAACAAGTCCAGGCGCTCAAAGGTGTATCACTGGACATTCAAAAAGGCAGAGTCTATGGATTACTAGGGCCAAACGGCGCGGGCAAAACCACATTAATCAAGTGCTTGGCAACTCTCGTTCTTCCCTCATCTGGAACTGCAAGGGTCAACGGTTTCGATGTACTGAAGGAATCATTCTATGCACGAGCTTCCATGGGTGTATGCCAAGGAAACGAAAGAAGCATCTACTGGAAACTTACAGCTCGAGAGAATTTGATTTTCTTTGGCAAACTCTATCGTATGACAACGTCCGAAGCGAAAGAGCGGGCTGATGAGCTTCTGGGACGAATGGACTTGCTAGAGAAGTCTGACGAGAAAGCGGAAAACCTCAGCCATGGTATGCGCATGAAGATTGTATTTGCACGGTCGTTGCTCCATGATCCTCCGGTGCTCCTCTTTGATGAACCTACACAGGGATTGGATCCCACATTTGCAACAGATTTGAGAAGCTACATCCAGAACAAACTGCGGGATAAAACCATACTATTGACAACCCACTACATGCATGAGGCCGATATGCTTTGTGACAAAATA
This genomic stretch from Candidatus Thorarchaeota archaeon harbors:
- a CDS encoding ABC transporter ATP-binding protein, with the protein product MNNNAIEIEELSKTFVSVKRRAIVIPTQRKQVQALKGVSLDIQKGRVYGLLGPNGAGKTTLIKCLATLVLPSSGTARVNGFDVLKESFYARASMGVCQGNERSIYWKLTARENLIFFGKLYRMTTSEAKERADELLGRMDLLEKSDEKAENLSHGMRMKIVFARSLLHDPPVLLFDEPTQGLDPTFATDLRSYIQNKLRDKTILLTTHYMHEADMLCDKIALINEGEIQSLGTPHELKENVRDYDSVQIRVLGVPNIDEIKGFANVMSTAMSTRNGHSEIVVNAHDGYDMAHTLLNYLHNIPDVKVEHFEIKEPTLDDVFLQLTGRRIED
- a CDS encoding EamA family transporter; amino-acid sequence: MAPLSPDLIIGVVSGLLHAFFFAISVNIYKGQREGIHPVAVSALKMWVAFLLMGFIVLVTLRTSALQVPMDNVVILSISMITSMVVGDTLYLLSQERIGVAYAYPISN
- a CDS encoding DUF5320 family protein, coding for MKLGVSSTGPDLDSQIDPRFGRCQHFVIVDSDTMQSEAIQNTAAGAARGAGIQAAQMMAQKGVQAVLTGNLGPNATQALSAAGIQMITGVAGTVRNAVESFKSGDVESSATAAPSGTAMGTSTGTGTTPTPGSGAGYGMGMGRGGGRGGGRGMGFRRFAGTGSMPQAPTSQPSASQSQELENLKKRMDKMQEQLKRIEKRIEELSK